The following coding sequences lie in one Euhalothece natronophila Z-M001 genomic window:
- a CDS encoding response regulator: MSTYKILIVEDEAVVSLDINRRLEKMGYEVVGRVASGEEAIELVKTNPPNLVLMDINLQGEIDGIDTATQLYQEYNLPVIYLTAYAGDSTLERAKESKPYGYILKPFKERELHAAIEVAISRHETESLKS; this comes from the coding sequence ATGTCAACTTATAAAATTTTAATTGTTGAAGATGAAGCCGTTGTTTCTCTTGATATCAACCGACGTTTAGAGAAAATGGGCTATGAAGTAGTTGGACGAGTTGCCTCTGGCGAAGAAGCGATTGAGTTAGTGAAAACTAATCCTCCTAATTTGGTTTTAATGGATATTAATCTCCAAGGCGAAATAGATGGCATTGATACCGCCACGCAACTTTATCAAGAGTATAATCTTCCAGTTATTTATCTCACGGCTTATGCTGGTGACAGTACCTTAGAACGTGCTAAAGAAAGTAAACCTTATGGTTATATTCTCAAGCCTTTTAAGGAAAGAGAACTTCATGCCGCGATCGAAGTTGCAATTTCTCGTCATGAAACGGAATCTTTAAAGAGTTAA
- a CDS encoding alpha/beta fold hydrolase, giving the protein MPLLDIHGVTHAYDFLPSQSEKNAPVLVFIHGWLLSRQYWQPLAEKLTVAYPCLCYDLRGFGDSKKGLTTNPDYSLESYAHDLSCLLAQLEIDEAWLIGHSLGGSIALWGAKCCAERVKGVICLNAGGGVYLKEEFDRFRKAGQQLIKYRPQWLPYLPFINFLFTRVMVAQPLPLRWGKQRVIDFVKADALAAVGSLLDSTTEREVHRLPQLVSELKQPIHFVAADKDTVMEPKYVGHLASFHYLFANCGENLRQISNCGHMSMVEKPNEVTKIIEDILSSYLAFDS; this is encoded by the coding sequence ATGCCCTTACTTGATATTCATGGTGTTACTCATGCCTATGATTTCCTTCCCTCTCAATCAGAAAAAAATGCCCCTGTTCTGGTTTTTATTCACGGTTGGTTACTGAGTCGTCAATACTGGCAACCATTAGCGGAAAAATTAACAGTCGCTTACCCTTGTTTGTGCTACGACTTACGGGGGTTTGGTGATTCTAAAAAAGGTTTAACGACTAACCCTGACTATAGTCTAGAAAGCTATGCTCATGATTTATCTTGTTTATTAGCGCAATTAGAGATTGACGAGGCATGGTTGATCGGTCACTCTCTTGGGGGGAGTATTGCCTTATGGGGGGCAAAATGTTGTGCAGAAAGAGTTAAGGGAGTAATTTGCTTAAATGCGGGTGGAGGCGTGTATCTTAAAGAAGAATTTGATCGCTTTCGTAAAGCCGGACAACAGTTGATTAAATATCGCCCGCAATGGTTACCTTATCTTCCCTTTATTAATTTTCTCTTTACCCGAGTGATGGTTGCTCAACCTCTCCCATTACGTTGGGGAAAACAACGGGTAATTGACTTTGTGAAAGCGGATGCCCTAGCAGCAGTGGGATCACTGCTAGATTCTACTACAGAAAGAGAAGTTCATCGTCTTCCCCAATTAGTCTCCGAATTGAAGCAACCGATTCACTTTGTTGCCGCAGACAAAGATACTGTTATGGAACCCAAATATGTGGGACACTTAGCCAGTTTTCATTATCTTTTTGCTAACTGTGGGGAAAATTTACGACAAATTTCTAACTGTGGTCATATGTCTATGGTAGAAAAACCAAATGAGGTGACAAAAATCATCGAAGACATTTTAAGTTCATATCTAGCATTCGACTCTTAA
- the rpsU gene encoding 30S ribosomal protein S21, translating into MTQVVINNNEQIESALRRFKRKVSQAGIFADMKKNRHFETPAEKRKRKEISRHRERRRFRNRRNKK; encoded by the coding sequence ATGACGCAAGTAGTTATCAACAATAATGAACAGATAGAGTCAGCCTTACGTCGCTTTAAGCGTAAAGTTTCTCAGGCAGGAATTTTTGCCGATATGAAAAAAAATCGGCATTTTGAAACTCCTGCTGAAAAACGCAAGCGAAAAGAAATAAGCCGACACAGAGAGCGTCGGAGATTTCGTAATCGCAGAAATAAGAAGTAG
- a CDS encoding FKBP-type peptidyl-prolyl cis-trans isomerase — protein sequence MVQAKSGDTVKVHYTGKLADGTVFDSSEGRDPLEFAIGEGQIIPGFEQAVIGMAPGESKTAEISSDEAYGPHRSEMVLEVEREQIPEDIEVQPGQQLQVQHPSGQQIPVVVTEVAESKVTLDANHPLAGQDLTFDIELVNVEG from the coding sequence ATGGTACAAGCAAAATCCGGCGATACTGTCAAAGTTCACTACACAGGTAAGTTAGCCGATGGAACAGTTTTTGATTCCTCAGAAGGGCGAGATCCACTAGAGTTTGCCATCGGAGAGGGTCAGATCATTCCTGGGTTTGAGCAAGCTGTTATTGGAATGGCTCCGGGAGAATCAAAGACGGCTGAAATTAGTTCTGATGAAGCCTACGGTCCCCATCGCTCGGAAATGGTTCTAGAAGTTGAACGGGAGCAAATTCCTGAAGATATTGAGGTTCAACCTGGTCAACAATTACAGGTTCAACATCCCAGTGGCCAACAAATTCCAGTGGTGGTAACTGAGGTTGCCGAGTCTAAGGTTACTCTTGATGCTAACCATCCTCTAGCAGGTCAAGATTTAACCTTTGATATTGAGTTAGTTAACGTTGAAGGATAA
- a CDS encoding class I SAM-dependent methyltransferase: protein MSETNQIHSAVTNLYNAYPFPPEPLLDEPPPGYNWRWSWTAAYDFCTGRKPAQQDIRILDAGCGTGVGTEYLVHLNPEASVIGIDISPEALKVAQERCQRSGGADRVTFQEMNVEQAHTLEGQFEMINCVGVLHHLPDPVAGIKALASKLAPGGIMHIFVYGELGRWEVRLMQNAIALLQPNDYQEGVNIGRKLFEILPENNRIVKREKERWALDNQRDACFADMYVHPQEIDYNINTLFDLIKESWLDFVGFSNPQFWQLERLLGDDPKILERAKQLSEREQYRLIESLDPEVTHYEFFLSKPPLIHCDWSDDSEFLSAIPERHPCMEGWESRNLFNADYELVSLSEEEFNLLKAINENREKQHSLREIITEVGGNVSEARSLHKQKLITLTPVNSQ, encoded by the coding sequence ATGTCTGAGACTAATCAAATTCATTCAGCAGTTACTAATCTTTACAATGCCTACCCCTTTCCCCCAGAACCCTTATTAGATGAACCTCCACCTGGATATAACTGGCGATGGAGTTGGACGGCAGCTTATGATTTCTGCACAGGACGTAAACCAGCGCAACAGGATATCCGAATTTTAGATGCTGGTTGTGGCACAGGAGTCGGAACAGAGTATTTAGTCCATCTTAATCCTGAAGCCTCCGTGATTGGTATTGATATTAGCCCTGAAGCCCTAAAAGTTGCACAAGAACGCTGTCAGCGCAGTGGTGGAGCAGATCGGGTAACATTTCAAGAAATGAATGTGGAACAAGCACACACTCTTGAGGGTCAATTTGAGATGATTAACTGCGTTGGGGTATTGCACCACCTTCCTGATCCCGTAGCTGGGATTAAAGCCCTCGCTTCTAAACTTGCTCCAGGCGGAATTATGCACATTTTTGTGTATGGGGAATTAGGGCGCTGGGAAGTACGGTTAATGCAAAACGCGATCGCGCTACTGCAACCCAATGACTATCAAGAAGGGGTTAACATTGGGCGGAAGCTATTTGAAATTCTCCCCGAAAATAATCGCATCGTGAAACGAGAAAAAGAGCGTTGGGCCTTAGATAACCAACGGGATGCCTGCTTTGCTGATATGTATGTTCATCCCCAAGAAATTGACTATAATATCAACACTTTATTTGATTTAATTAAGGAATCATGGTTAGATTTTGTCGGCTTTTCTAACCCACAATTTTGGCAATTAGAACGGCTTTTAGGGGATGATCCGAAAATTTTAGAACGTGCCAAACAACTAAGTGAGCGCGAGCAATATCGACTCATTGAATCTCTTGATCCGGAGGTAACTCACTACGAATTTTTCTTATCAAAACCCCCACTTATCCACTGTGATTGGTCAGATGACAGTGAATTTTTAAGTGCTATTCCTGAGCGTCATCCCTGTATGGAAGGATGGGAAAGTCGCAACTTATTTAATGCTGATTACGAATTAGTGAGCCTTTCTGAGGAAGAGTTTAACCTGCTCAAAGCTATTAATGAAAATCGAGAAAAGCAACATTCTTTAAGGGAGATCATCACCGAAGTTGGTGGAAATGTATCTGAAGCGCGATCGCTACATAAACAGAAACTAATCACTCTTACTCCTGTTAATTCACAGTGA
- a CDS encoding class I SAM-dependent methyltransferase: MATILRKWSYQYQWLYDAIAQLSALAVGGEARFRQLALKDLNIDNNTQILDLCCGAGQTTQFLIKYSNQVTGLDASPLALERAKKRVPQANYVEGLAEELPFSEASFDLVQTSVALHEMKPEQLNQILQEIYRVLKPQGMFACIDLHQPHNPIFVPGLSLFMTLFETETAWQFVKTNVPEKLSAIGFKNCQQTLYAGGSLQVVQAQK, from the coding sequence TTGGCAACAATTTTACGGAAATGGAGTTATCAATATCAATGGTTATATGACGCGATCGCGCAACTCTCTGCTTTAGCAGTAGGCGGAGAAGCCCGTTTCCGTCAACTTGCCCTAAAAGACCTTAATATTGATAACAATACCCAAATTTTAGACTTATGTTGTGGGGCAGGACAAACTACCCAATTTTTAATCAAATACTCGAATCAAGTAACAGGGTTAGATGCTTCTCCGCTAGCATTAGAACGGGCAAAAAAACGAGTTCCCCAAGCCAATTATGTGGAAGGATTAGCCGAGGAATTACCCTTTTCTGAGGCAAGTTTTGATTTGGTTCAAACCAGTGTTGCCCTCCATGAAATGAAGCCAGAGCAATTAAATCAAATTTTACAGGAAATTTATCGAGTTCTCAAACCTCAAGGAATGTTTGCTTGCATTGATCTCCATCAGCCCCATAATCCAATTTTTGTTCCTGGGTTATCTCTATTTATGACCTTATTTGAAACGGAAACTGCTTGGCAATTTGTGAAGACAAATGTACCGGAAAAACTAAGCGCGATCGGCTTTAAAAATTGTCAGCAAACTCTCTATGCAGGCGGTAGCTTACAAGTGGTACAAGCGCAAAAATAA
- a CDS encoding RNA-directed DNA polymerase has product MKLDRDSIEWAIDSLDKHGDTDLFPKPVELKIIKELGDDAIDFIADIDISNHEPGAPRRFIVPKDDLSVRPATQLDPLDSIIFTAIMYQFGKGIEDRRSPVYDSKVFSYRFDTSANGDLYSSNDAWNEFWNQSRYLASQYKYALSVDISDFYNQIYHHTVENELIAAGFPNQVNKWVQNLFQTVSSKVSRGVPVGPHASHLIAESSLIPIDNSLSTRGIKYCRFVDDFVVFTDDESVARKHLYEIAGILDKQQRLQLQKSKTKIIASSDFIRYAREMIEDRPINDIENHILSIIRRHSNGNPYKSILFSELSDDELKEFNSEAIEKILSDYLSSDEPDYIRLRWFLRRLTQVGHEAAVNFCLDNFEDMIPAITEIARYFVAVSSKEVQLDWKDIGGKLLELLENDVVKSNEYFQISILSLFGNEPELNHIDRLVDIYKTASSFLKRKIIIAAAESKKGDWLRELKEDAPAMDPWQKRAYLFATNQLQAEERKFLIRHITDLDNPLEKLIADWVK; this is encoded by the coding sequence ATGAAACTTGATAGAGATTCTATTGAATGGGCAATCGATTCACTTGATAAACATGGGGACACCGATTTATTTCCAAAACCAGTAGAATTAAAAATTATTAAAGAGTTAGGAGACGATGCAATTGACTTTATAGCAGATATTGATATCTCTAATCATGAGCCCGGTGCACCTCGTCGATTTATTGTTCCTAAAGATGATTTATCTGTTCGGCCTGCTACTCAACTTGACCCACTTGATAGCATTATTTTTACTGCAATAATGTATCAATTTGGAAAAGGAATTGAAGATAGAAGGTCTCCAGTATATGATTCTAAAGTTTTTAGTTATAGATTCGATACCTCAGCAAATGGCGATTTGTATAGTTCTAATGATGCTTGGAACGAGTTTTGGAATCAAAGTAGATACTTAGCATCTCAGTACAAGTATGCTCTTAGTGTTGATATTTCTGATTTTTACAATCAAATTTACCATCATACTGTTGAAAACGAACTTATTGCTGCAGGTTTTCCAAATCAAGTTAATAAGTGGGTTCAAAACCTATTTCAAACCGTTTCATCCAAAGTTTCCCGAGGTGTTCCAGTTGGTCCTCATGCGTCACATTTAATTGCAGAATCTTCACTTATACCTATTGATAATAGTTTATCTACGAGAGGAATAAAGTATTGTAGATTTGTAGATGATTTCGTTGTATTTACTGACGACGAATCAGTAGCAAGAAAACATCTGTATGAGATAGCAGGGATTTTGGATAAACAACAGAGACTTCAATTACAGAAAAGTAAAACAAAAATTATTGCATCCTCTGATTTTATTAGATATGCAAGAGAAATGATTGAAGATCGACCTATTAATGACATTGAAAATCATATTCTCAGTATAATAAGAAGACATTCGAATGGAAATCCATATAAGAGTATTCTATTCAGTGAATTGTCAGATGATGAGCTGAAAGAATTTAATAGTGAGGCAATTGAAAAAATTCTTTCAGATTATTTATCAAGTGACGAACCCGACTATATAAGATTAAGATGGTTTTTAAGAAGATTGACTCAAGTTGGTCATGAAGCAGCGGTAAATTTTTGTCTTGATAACTTTGAAGATATGATACCTGCAATAACTGAAATTGCAAGGTATTTCGTAGCAGTAAGCTCAAAAGAAGTACAATTAGATTGGAAAGACATCGGAGGAAAGTTATTAGAACTTCTGGAAAATGACGTTGTAAAGTCAAATGAATATTTTCAAATATCTATACTCTCATTATTTGGGAATGAACCTGAATTAAACCATATCGATAGATTAGTTGATATTTATAAAACTGCTTCTTCATTTTTAAAAAGAAAAATTATTATTGCTGCAGCAGAGAGTAAAAAGGGAGATTGGTTAAGAGAGTTGAAAGAAGATGCTCCTGCAATGGATCCTTGGCAAAAAAGGGCTTATTTATTTGCAACCAACCAATTACAAGCTGAAGAGCGAAAATTTTTAATTAGACATATAACTGACCTAGATAATCCACTTGAAAAGTTAATTGCAGATTGGGTCAAGTAG
- a CDS encoding glutathione S-transferase family protein: MTCKLYYHPQSNFARKIRILLMEKKIDYELEAIELSAKPEYFLKISPIGKVPVFVDEDGTVIWDSSLIAEYLEEKYPHPHLCPQTFQEKIACRKWEEMADTLGDHVIDLWIQGLFNQGKVTRYQSLLQEKISRIIPVFEEQLKQTKYLLGNETWSMADIAALCSFAYHDLRLNEDWKNKYPHLKNWFNDLHNIESVKLTVPPKKAGIK, translated from the coding sequence ATGACTTGTAAATTATATTATCATCCCCAATCGAATTTCGCTCGTAAAATCCGTATTTTATTAATGGAAAAAAAGATTGATTATGAGTTAGAAGCGATTGAACTCAGTGCCAAACCAGAGTATTTTTTGAAAATTTCTCCCATTGGGAAAGTCCCAGTTTTTGTGGATGAAGATGGCACAGTAATTTGGGATTCCTCGTTAATTGCTGAGTATTTAGAAGAAAAATATCCTCATCCTCATTTGTGTCCGCAAACCTTTCAGGAAAAAATTGCTTGTCGCAAATGGGAAGAAATGGCAGATACTTTAGGGGATCATGTCATTGATCTTTGGATTCAAGGATTATTTAATCAAGGTAAAGTAACGCGATATCAATCTTTATTACAAGAAAAAATTTCCCGTATTATCCCAGTTTTTGAAGAACAACTAAAGCAAACCAAATATTTATTAGGGAACGAAACTTGGTCAATGGCTGATATTGCGGCACTTTGTTCTTTTGCCTATCATGATTTACGACTTAATGAAGATTGGAAAAATAAGTATCCTCATCTAAAAAATTGGTTTAATGATTTACATAATATTGAGTCAGTTAAGTTAACAGTTCCACCGAAAAAGGCAGGAATAAAGTAA
- a CDS encoding methionine gamma-lyase family protein encodes MSSQIILEKAETALFPIFSKIDTLVKHNAKKVLEVFRQERVGVQHFASVSGYGHGDLGRETLDRAFAKIMGAEAAAVRVQLVSGTHAITCALFGVLRLGDEMLAVAGRPYDTLEEVIGLRESTLGSLKEFGVHYRELPLTSENTIDWEGLKTAVTAKTRLVFIQRSCGYTWRESLSIADIERIIHIVKQQNPETVCFVDNCYGEFVETQEPPAVGADLIAGSLIKNPGGTIVTAGGYLAGRKHLVEAACCRLTAPGIGSEGGATFDQNRLLFQGLFLAPQMVGEAIKGTHLIAHVFQQLGYPVNPLPETPRRDVIQGIKLGSKEKLLAFCRALQQQSPVGSYLDPVPAEMPGYESELVMAGGTFIDGSTSELSADGPLREPYIVFCQGGTHWTHCAIALEAIIKALEDL; translated from the coding sequence ATGAGCAGCCAAATCATCTTAGAAAAAGCAGAAACTGCACTCTTTCCAATATTTTCTAAAATTGACACGCTAGTTAAGCATAACGCAAAAAAAGTTTTAGAGGTATTTCGGCAAGAACGGGTAGGCGTACAACATTTTGCCAGTGTCAGTGGGTATGGGCATGGTGATTTAGGTCGAGAAACGCTCGATCGCGCTTTTGCCAAGATTATGGGCGCAGAGGCTGCAGCGGTGCGAGTGCAATTAGTCTCAGGAACTCATGCCATTACTTGTGCCTTATTTGGAGTGTTGCGTCTTGGGGATGAAATGTTAGCTGTGGCAGGACGACCTTATGACACTTTAGAAGAAGTCATCGGGTTACGGGAATCCACACTCGGATCATTAAAAGAGTTTGGCGTTCATTATCGAGAGCTCCCCCTTACCAGTGAAAATACCATAGATTGGGAAGGCTTAAAAACCGCAGTTACCGCAAAAACGCGCTTAGTCTTCATTCAACGTTCCTGTGGTTATACTTGGCGAGAAAGCCTTTCTATTGCTGATATTGAGCGGATTATTCACATTGTTAAGCAACAAAATCCTGAGACAGTTTGTTTTGTCGATAACTGTTATGGGGAATTTGTAGAAACCCAAGAACCCCCTGCAGTAGGCGCAGATTTAATTGCAGGTTCTCTAATTAAAAATCCAGGGGGAACCATTGTTACGGCTGGCGGGTATCTCGCCGGACGAAAACATTTAGTCGAAGCCGCTTGCTGTCGTTTAACTGCCCCTGGCATTGGTAGCGAGGGAGGAGCAACCTTTGACCAAAATCGTCTCTTATTTCAAGGCTTATTTTTAGCCCCGCAAATGGTGGGAGAAGCGATTAAGGGAACGCATTTAATTGCCCATGTCTTTCAGCAATTGGGCTATCCTGTTAATCCACTCCCAGAAACACCACGGCGAGATGTGATTCAAGGAATTAAACTGGGAAGTAAAGAAAAGCTACTGGCGTTCTGTCGCGCTTTACAACAGCAGTCTCCTGTGGGGTCTTATTTAGACCCTGTGCCTGCAGAAATGCCGGGTTATGAAAGTGAGTTAGTAATGGCAGGCGGAACGTTTATTGATGGTAGCACCTCTGAGTTATCTGCTGATGGGCCACTGCGAGAGCCTTATATTGTATTCTGTCAGGGGGGAACCCATTGGACTCATTGCGCGATCGCGCTTGAAGCGATTATTAAAGCCTTAGAAGACTTATGA
- a CDS encoding acyl-CoA desaturase: protein MTVATEKKLPFDWPTFAYIASIHLVALLAFLPNFFSWSAVGVALIMHWVTGGLGVTLGYHRLLTHRSFQVPKWLEYFFAFCGTLSAQGSVIDWVGLHRIHHKYSDNSPDPHDSNKGFWWSHMGWMLHEIPAEKDIPKFTQDINSDPVYQFLSNYFILIQVAFGLFLYAIGGWSFVIWGVFVRLVAVFHCTWFVNSATHKFGYQTYESKDHSRNCWWVALLTYGEGWHNNHHAYEYSARHGLNWWELDITWMTIRFLEILGLAKNVKRLKT from the coding sequence ATGACTGTTGCAACTGAAAAAAAATTACCATTTGATTGGCCAACATTTGCCTATATTGCATCTATTCATCTAGTTGCTCTTTTAGCTTTCCTTCCCAACTTTTTTAGTTGGTCAGCAGTGGGAGTCGCTCTAATCATGCACTGGGTAACAGGAGGACTGGGAGTTACTTTAGGCTATCATCGTCTTCTAACTCACCGTAGCTTCCAAGTTCCCAAATGGCTAGAATACTTCTTTGCGTTTTGCGGTACGCTATCTGCTCAAGGCAGTGTGATTGATTGGGTTGGGCTACACCGTATTCATCACAAATATTCTGATAACAGCCCTGATCCTCACGATTCTAATAAAGGTTTCTGGTGGAGTCACATGGGTTGGATGCTCCATGAAATTCCCGCCGAAAAAGATATTCCTAAATTTACACAAGATATTAATTCGGACCCAGTTTATCAATTTTTATCGAACTATTTTATTCTTATTCAAGTTGCCTTTGGTCTGTTCTTATATGCCATCGGCGGCTGGTCTTTCGTCATCTGGGGCGTATTTGTTCGCTTAGTTGCGGTTTTCCACTGCACTTGGTTCGTTAATAGCGCTACGCACAAGTTTGGTTACCAAACCTATGAATCGAAAGATCACTCTCGTAACTGCTGGTGGGTTGCTCTACTAACCTATGGCGAAGGCTGGCACAATAATCATCACGCTTATGAATATTCTGCTCGTCACGGCTTAAACTGGTGGGAACTCGATATTACTTGGATGACCATTCGTTTCCTTGAAATTCTTGGTTTAGCGAAAAACGTGAAACGCCTTAAAACCTAG
- the rplI gene encoding 50S ribosomal protein L9, with translation MAKRLQVVLHKDVKKLGQADSIVEVAPGYARNYLVPQKLASFATPGVLRQAEQRQEKERQRLLAILKEAQDRKTALETVGRFTIRKQVGEGEAIFGTVTPQDVVDVIKEVTGQDIDRRGVVLPDEISRIGFYKTEVKLHPEVTAQIEIQVVPL, from the coding sequence ATGGCGAAACGATTACAAGTTGTTTTACACAAAGACGTGAAAAAGCTCGGTCAAGCCGATAGTATTGTGGAAGTAGCCCCTGGCTATGCTCGTAATTATCTTGTTCCCCAAAAGTTAGCAAGTTTTGCCACCCCTGGGGTGCTTAGACAGGCCGAACAAAGACAAGAGAAGGAACGTCAACGTCTCCTTGCTATCTTAAAAGAAGCTCAAGATCGGAAAACGGCTCTGGAAACAGTTGGTCGCTTTACCATTCGTAAGCAAGTGGGTGAAGGAGAAGCAATTTTTGGAACGGTCACCCCTCAAGATGTGGTAGATGTGATTAAAGAAGTAACAGGACAGGATATTGATCGTCGTGGTGTGGTGTTACCCGATGAGATTAGCCGCATTGGCTTCTACAAAACAGAGGTAAAACTCCATCCTGAAGTAACTGCTCAAATTGAAATTCAAGTTGTTCCTTTATAG
- a CDS encoding ammonium transporter, which produces MTTLKNSPLKAKFRRIPWSIWLCIPLSLLILLSLQTAVAAEETEELTPETIKGIIDTIWILIAAILVIFMNAGFGMLETGFCRQKNAVSILSKNLIVFALATIAYFAFGFSFMFADGSPVIGFGGWLLSGDAEVYGLDPFPEGLPVTVFFLFQVAFAGTAATIVSGAVAERIKFRSFMIFSFLLVAFAYPITGHWVWSETGWLGNLDFHDFAGSTVVHSVGGWAALTGAYILGPREGKYLEDGSMTGIPPHNMSIATLGGLILWIGWFGFNPGSELEANLNVPYIAVTTNLSAASGAIAATIAVWLRFGLPDLSMIINGVLAGLVAITASCDGVSYIGAIIIGSVAGVLIVFAVPIFDRLKIDDPVGAISVHLVNGIWGTLAVGIFHQELASVGQFFTQILGIASVGIYTVILATIFWLALKFSVGLRVDSAEEEEGLDIGEHGMEAYSGFVQMEDLTLDEEH; this is translated from the coding sequence ATGACAACCTTAAAAAACTCTCCCTTAAAAGCCAAGTTTAGGCGAATTCCCTGGTCAATCTGGTTATGTATTCCACTATCATTACTGATCTTGCTTTCATTGCAAACCGCAGTTGCCGCCGAAGAAACCGAAGAACTAACCCCAGAAACCATTAAGGGAATTATTGACACCATTTGGATTTTAATTGCCGCCATTCTCGTCATCTTTATGAATGCTGGGTTTGGAATGCTAGAAACAGGCTTTTGTCGCCAGAAAAATGCAGTTAGCATTCTTTCTAAAAACTTAATTGTTTTTGCCCTCGCTACCATAGCATATTTTGCCTTTGGCTTTTCCTTTATGTTTGCTGATGGTAGCCCTGTAATTGGCTTTGGGGGATGGCTTCTCAGTGGTGATGCAGAAGTTTATGGACTTGATCCCTTTCCAGAGGGGTTACCCGTTACAGTCTTTTTCCTATTCCAAGTTGCCTTTGCTGGTACTGCTGCCACGATTGTATCAGGGGCGGTTGCTGAACGGATTAAGTTTAGAAGTTTTATGATTTTTAGTTTTCTCCTTGTCGCCTTTGCCTATCCTATAACAGGACATTGGGTGTGGAGTGAAACAGGCTGGTTAGGTAATTTAGATTTTCATGACTTTGCTGGTTCAACGGTGGTTCATTCCGTCGGCGGTTGGGCGGCACTAACAGGGGCTTATATACTGGGGCCAAGAGAAGGGAAGTATTTAGAAGATGGAAGCATGACAGGGATTCCCCCCCATAACATGAGTATTGCCACCTTAGGGGGGCTTATTTTATGGATTGGCTGGTTTGGCTTTAATCCGGGATCAGAATTAGAAGCCAATTTGAATGTTCCTTATATTGCAGTAACCACAAATCTGTCAGCAGCAAGTGGCGCGATCGCGGCAACAATTGCGGTATGGCTACGATTTGGACTCCCTGATCTATCTATGATTATTAATGGCGTTTTAGCAGGATTAGTTGCCATTACCGCCAGTTGTGATGGCGTAAGTTATATTGGGGCAATTATCATTGGCAGCGTTGCTGGTGTTCTCATTGTTTTTGCCGTTCCCATTTTTGATCGCCTCAAAATTGATGATCCAGTAGGGGCAATTTCAGTTCACCTTGTTAATGGCATTTGGGGAACATTAGCAGTAGGCATTTTTCATCAAGAGTTAGCAAGTGTGGGTCAATTTTTTACCCAAATTTTAGGTATTGCTTCAGTTGGAATTTATACCGTTATCCTTGCCACGATTTTCTGGTTAGCCTTGAAATTCTCGGTGGGGCTTCGCGTTGATTCTGCTGAGGAAGAAGAAGGGTTAGACATTGGGGAACATGGCATGGAAGCCTATAGTGGCTTTGTGCAAATGGAAGATTTAACCCTAGATGAAGAACACTAA